The proteins below come from a single Polymorphobacter fuscus genomic window:
- the nuoG gene encoding NADH-quinone oxidoreductase subunit NuoG, with product MPKLTVDGVEVEVPAGATVLQACEAAGAEIPRFCYHERLSIAGNCRMCLVEMEKSPKPVASCAMPAADGQVVMTTTAKVKKAREGVMEFLLINHPLDCPICDQGGECDLQDQSIAYGKGFTRYHENKRAVTEKFMGPLVKTTMTRCIHCTRCVRFAQEVAGVEEIGAIGRGENMQITSYLEKAVTSEVSGNIIDLCPVGALTSKPYAFQARPWELKKTDGIDVMDAIGSNIVIGSRGPAVLRVTPRINDDVNEEWLSDKARFAHDGLAERRLDRPYVRRGGALVAATWTEAFAAIKDGLAGIPGDAIAGIVGDLAAVEDMVAFKDLLGTLGAKRIESRQDGAVFGSAGRSDYLFNSGLAGIENADVVVLVGCDPRREAPLLNVRLRKKAARGLSKVFAIGPAVDLSYPVTWLGDDAGLLANVPEALVAALAAAERPAVIVGMGALMVPGLFGAAQAFAGAHLVRDGWQGWNVLHTAAARVGALDLGLVADGVEAIAADSGVKALFLLGADEVDAGAGAFTVYIGTHGDRGVRHADVILPAAAFSEKPGTWVNLEGRVQRGLRAVFPPGDAREDWTILRALSAVLGQPLPYDDLPMLRARIGAEWPHLAGGEAVVTTPGAALPAMPAPTGPLPLAISNYYLTNPIARASETMADCVAQILQPLQEAAE from the coding sequence ATGCCGAAATTGACCGTAGATGGCGTTGAAGTCGAAGTGCCGGCCGGCGCCACCGTGCTGCAGGCGTGCGAAGCCGCCGGCGCCGAAATCCCGCGTTTCTGCTACCATGAACGGCTGAGCATCGCCGGCAATTGCCGCATGTGCCTCGTCGAGATGGAAAAGTCGCCCAAGCCCGTCGCCAGCTGCGCAATGCCCGCGGCCGATGGCCAGGTGGTCATGACGACGACCGCCAAGGTGAAGAAGGCGCGCGAGGGGGTGATGGAGTTCCTGCTCATCAACCATCCGCTCGATTGCCCGATCTGCGACCAGGGCGGTGAATGCGACCTGCAGGACCAGAGCATTGCCTATGGCAAGGGCTTCACCCGCTATCACGAGAACAAGCGCGCGGTGACCGAGAAGTTCATGGGTCCGCTGGTCAAGACCACCATGACGCGATGCATCCATTGCACCCGCTGCGTGCGTTTTGCGCAGGAAGTCGCCGGCGTCGAGGAGATCGGCGCGATCGGGCGCGGCGAGAACATGCAGATCACCAGCTATCTGGAAAAGGCGGTGACGTCGGAGGTATCGGGCAACATCATCGACTTGTGCCCGGTCGGCGCGCTGACGTCCAAGCCCTACGCCTTTCAGGCGCGCCCCTGGGAGCTGAAGAAGACCGACGGCATCGACGTGATGGATGCCATCGGCTCCAACATCGTCATCGGATCGCGTGGCCCGGCAGTGTTGCGCGTGACGCCGCGCATCAACGACGATGTCAACGAGGAGTGGCTGAGCGACAAGGCGCGCTTTGCGCATGACGGACTGGCCGAGCGCCGGCTCGACCGTCCCTATGTGCGCCGCGGCGGCGCGCTGGTGGCAGCGACGTGGACCGAAGCCTTTGCCGCGATCAAGGACGGGCTGGCGGGTATCCCGGGTGACGCGATCGCCGGCATCGTCGGCGATCTGGCCGCGGTCGAGGACATGGTGGCATTCAAGGATCTGCTCGGCACCCTGGGAGCGAAACGGATCGAATCGCGCCAGGACGGGGCGGTGTTCGGCAGCGCCGGACGGAGCGATTATCTGTTCAATTCGGGCCTTGCCGGGATCGAGAACGCCGATGTCGTGGTGCTGGTCGGGTGCGACCCGCGGCGCGAGGCGCCGCTGTTGAATGTCCGGCTGCGCAAGAAGGCGGCGCGCGGGCTTTCGAAGGTGTTCGCGATCGGCCCTGCGGTCGACCTGTCCTATCCGGTGACATGGCTGGGGGACGACGCCGGGCTGCTGGCCAACGTCCCGGAAGCGCTGGTGGCGGCGCTGGCAGCGGCCGAACGCCCGGCGGTGATCGTCGGCATGGGGGCGCTGATGGTGCCGGGGCTGTTCGGCGCGGCGCAGGCCTTTGCCGGCGCGCATCTGGTGCGCGACGGCTGGCAGGGCTGGAATGTGCTGCACACGGCAGCGGCAAGGGTCGGCGCGCTCGATCTCGGGCTGGTCGCCGATGGCGTCGAAGCGATTGCGGCGGATAGCGGTGTGAAGGCCCTGTTCCTGCTCGGTGCAGACGAAGTCGATGCCGGCGCCGGTGCGTTCACCGTCTACATCGGCACGCACGGCGACCGCGGCGTGCGCCACGCCGATGTGATTTTGCCGGCGGCGGCTTTTAGCGAAAAGCCCGGCACCTGGGTCAATCTGGAAGGCCGGGTCCAGCGTGGGCTTCGCGCCGTGTTCCCGCCGGGCGATGCCCGGGAAGACTGGACGATCCTTCGCGCGCTGTCGGCGGTGCTCGGTCAGCCTTTGCCCTATGACGATCTGCCGATGCTGCGCGCGCGTATTGGCGCCGAATGGCCGCACCTGGCCGGTGGCGAAGCCGTGGTGACGACGCCCGGCGCGGCCTTGCCCGCGATGCCGGCGCCGACGGGCCCGTTGCCGCTGGCGATTTCCAACTATTATCTGACCAATCCGATTGCGCGCGCCAGCGAGACGATGGCGGATTGCGTGGCGCA
- a CDS encoding choice-of-anchor C family PEP-CTERM protein, giving the protein MNRVIRAVAVIGAGLMAVSANAAIITNGSFELGTDPGVFSTENVGSTAITGWTVGGFGVDYIGSYWQASDGVRSIDLSALSSGSLSQTIATVAGTTYTVTFDVSGNPDGGLGNKVLVSSISGSLPNVISYEITPGNSRSNMNWLTYSYDFTAFSNTSVLTFASAEFSPFGPAIDNVSIVTSGGGGGATVPEPSVWAMLLIGFGAVGFAARARKGHQVNA; this is encoded by the coding sequence ATGAACAGGGTAATTCGGGCGGTCGCCGTTATCGGCGCGGGCCTTATGGCGGTGTCGGCCAACGCTGCCATCATCACCAACGGCAGCTTTGAACTCGGCACCGATCCCGGTGTCTTCAGCACGGAAAATGTCGGCAGCACTGCGATTACCGGCTGGACCGTCGGTGGCTTCGGCGTCGATTACATCGGCAGCTATTGGCAGGCATCGGACGGCGTGCGTTCGATCGATCTCTCGGCACTCAGCTCGGGCAGCTTGTCGCAGACGATCGCGACCGTCGCCGGCACGACCTATACGGTGACCTTCGACGTGTCGGGCAACCCCGATGGTGGTCTCGGCAACAAGGTGCTGGTGTCGAGCATCAGCGGATCGCTGCCGAACGTGATCAGCTATGAGATCACGCCGGGCAATTCGCGGTCGAACATGAACTGGCTGACGTACAGCTACGACTTCACGGCCTTTTCGAACACCAGCGTGCTGACGTTTGCCAGTGCCGAATTTTCGCCCTTCGGTCCGGCGATCGACAACGTCTCGATCGTCACCAGCGGCGGTGGCGGCGGTGCAACGGTTCCGGAACCGAGCGTCTGGGCCATGCTGTTGATCGGCTTCGGCGCTGTCGGCTTTGCCGCACGCGCCCGCAAGGGTCACCAGGTCAACGCCTGA
- a CDS encoding PEPxxWA-CTERM sorting domain-containing protein, with protein MGGIKTLTAALGCALAVTATPAAAALLPQSWNGYHWARTGPLQIAIGSNISSTWVPYLATAANAWSAADNIDFLVTTGASNPSTCNPKFGGVQICSANYGANGWLGYTNIWLSGGFVVQATVKLNDFYFATTRYNTAAWRDYTVCQELGHTLGLDHTNAVRTNANTGSCMDYTNDAAGTAGGANGTLANTRPNAVDFAALNAIYANLDRTQLPSTRIRLGIGMTVDGGDMQTFAMVPEPGSWAMLIAGFGLVGAIQRRQRAVLA; from the coding sequence ATGGGTGGGATCAAGACGTTGACCGCGGCACTCGGGTGTGCGCTCGCGGTGACTGCAACACCGGCCGCAGCCGCGCTGCTGCCGCAGTCCTGGAATGGGTATCATTGGGCGCGAACCGGCCCGCTGCAGATTGCCATCGGCAGCAATATCAGTTCCACATGGGTGCCCTATCTGGCGACCGCAGCGAACGCCTGGTCCGCCGCCGACAACATCGACTTCCTGGTGACGACGGGCGCCAGCAACCCATCGACCTGCAACCCAAAATTCGGCGGTGTCCAGATCTGCAGCGCCAATTACGGTGCCAATGGCTGGCTGGGCTATACCAACATCTGGCTGTCGGGCGGCTTCGTCGTCCAGGCGACGGTCAAGCTCAACGACTTCTATTTTGCGACGACAAGATACAACACCGCCGCCTGGCGCGACTATACGGTCTGCCAGGAACTCGGCCACACCCTCGGCCTCGACCATACCAACGCTGTTCGCACCAATGCCAACACCGGCAGTTGCATGGATTATACCAATGATGCAGCCGGTACCGCCGGCGGCGCCAACGGCACATTGGCGAACACCCGTCCCAACGCCGTGGACTTTGCAGCGCTAAACGCGATCTATGCCAATCTCGATCGGACGCAGCTGCCTTCGACGCGCATTCGCCTCGGGATCGGCATGACGGTCGACGGCGGCGACATGCAGACCTTTGCCATGGTCCCGGAACCCGGCAGCTGGGCGATGCTGATCGCAGGCTTTGGCCTGGTCGGCGCCATTCAGCGCCGGCAGCGTGCGGTGCTGGCCTAG